GTACCGGATCGGCTTTTTTTTACAGTGTATGGGTTATGATCTTAGGAAGATACCATGAGCTTTATTTTGAGGTAGCGGGAATATTAATTGCCTTCATCCTCTTGGGAAGGTTTCTTGAGGCAAAGGCAAAAGGGAAAACAAGTGAGGCCATAAAAAAACTCATGGGTCTTTCTGCTAAAACCGCTCTTGTCATAAGAGAGGGGGCAGAAATTGAAATACCAATAGAAGAAGTAATTGTAGGGGACCTTGTTTTGGTGAAACCGGGGCAGAAGATTCCTGTTGACGGTGAGATCATAGAAGGACACTCCAGCATAGATGAAAGTATGATTACAGGGGAAAGTATTCCCATTGAAAAAGTCAAAGGTGCCAGGGTAATAGGAGCAACCATCAATAAAACCGGCAGCTTTAAATTTAAGGCTACTAAGGTAGGGGCGGATACAGCCTTAGCCCAAATTATTAAACTTGTAGAGGAAGCTCAAGGAAGTAAGGCACCTATCCAGAAATTGGCAGATATTATATCCTCTTATTTTGTTCCTGTAGTCGTAGGAATTGCCATTGTGTCCAGTACTGCATGGTATTTTTTCGGAGGAATAACCTTCGCACTGACCATCTTCGTTGCGGTATTGATCATTGCCTGTCCCTGTGCCCTGGGGCTGGCTACTCCCACTGCTATAATGGTAGGAACCGGTAAGGGAGCTGAAAATGGGATTTTATTTAAAAATGCTGAAAGTCTTCAGATGGCTCAAAAGATTAATACGGTAGTTTTTGATAAGACGGGAACCCTTACTAAAGGGGACCCCCAGGTAACCGATATTATTGTTCTTTCAGAACGACCTCAGGATGAGCTGCTGCTCTTTGCAGCCATAGCTGAAAAGAACTCAGAACATCCCCTTGGAGAAGCTATAGTCAACCATGCCAAAGAAAGAAAATTAAAAATTGTCGATCCAGATAAGTTTAATTCTATAACCGGTAAGGGAATCCAGGTTAAATATATGGATTCTCTCATCCATCTGGGAAATAAAAAACTTTTAGAAGATAATGGAATAGACTATGAGCCGGCTTTAGAGAACCTCCAACAGCTGGAAAATGAAGGTAAAACCGCCATGTTAATAGCTGTAGATAAAAAAATATCCGGTATCATTGCTGTGGCAGATACCTTGAAGGAGTATTCGGCTAAAGCTATCCAAGCTCTCAATCAGATAGGTGTTGAGACAATAATGATCACAGGAGATAACCGAAGAACCGCCGAAGCAATAGCCAAACAAGTCGGGATTAAAAGAGTGATGGCCGAAGTATTGCCCCAGGATAAATCCGACAATATAAAGAAGCTCCAGCAAGATGGGAAAAAAGTTGCCATGGTTGGAGATGGTATCAATGATGCCCCTGCTTTAACTCAGGCAGATATAGGAATTGCAATAGGTAGTGGAACAGATGTAGCTATAGAATCAGGAGACATTATTCTCATAAAAGAGGATTTAAGAGATGTGGTTGTGGCCATGGAATTATCCAGATACACTATGAAAAAGATTAAACAGAATCTCTTCTGGGCATTTTTTTACAATTCATTGGGATTACCTCTTGCAGCAGGAGCACTCTATCCCTTTACCGGATTTCTACTGAGTCCTATCTTTGCAGGGGGAGCCATGGCTTTTAGTTCGGTTTCTGTAGTGAGTAATTCATTGCTTATGAAACGTTGGAAATCAAAGGTTAAAGAAGAAGATTAAGAGAAGGAGGAAGTTATGAGAAAGATATTGATTGAAGGAATGGTTTGCAGCAAATGCACAGATAAAATTGAAAAAAAACTCAAATCTATCGATGGAGTGGAAGATGTTAAAGTTTTCCTGGAGGGAGAGGAGGCATATGTGTCTGGAGATGTGGATGAGCAGCTATTAAAGTCAGCCATTGAATCCGAGGGATATAAGGTTACTTCTATTGAGCAAGTGGAGGGGATCAAACACCCAGAAGAAAGAAAGGGATTTTTCAGCAGGCTTATAAAGAAAATAGAAGATTCAAATAAAAATACTTTTGGAGAGGGGAAACTTCACTGCTGTGACTTCGACAAAAAAGAAAAGGACAAGGAAAAAAAATAACTGTAGTTATTTATTAACTATCAAAAAAGGAAGCAAATTTTGCTTCCTTTTCTATTTACCTCTTATGAATCTAGCGCATACATAAAGAATTACCGACGGAAGTGTAAGCCACTGGATGATGGGGATAAGACCAATATGTGTTCCCGGAATCATGGGCATCAAATCGGAATAAGCCCATGATTTTTTCACAACTACATTTAAAATCTCTTTTTTAATCTTCCCTGAGTTCTTTTTTCATCCTTTCAAAATCTTCTTTTGATATTTCACCTTTAGCATATCTTTTTTTTAATATATCTAAATAGGTGTCTGAATCTTTAAGACAGTCCCTTCTGCCACCAAAAATTCCTCTTACTATAAGGCCGATTATAATAATAAAAATAATTACACCTGCTAAATGCATCAGCGGCATAATCCACCAAATAAAATTTCCTTGAAAATATTCTTGATACATAGATCTTTCCTCCTCTCCCCAATGATTTTTAATCTTAGATATGTTAAAAAAACAATAATAGTTTATTCTACCTATTATTCTCTCTAATTCCTCTTTTTGGATCTATTATAAATAGAGAGTACCATAGCAATTATTAAGTTTGTTGATTTTGTAAAAAAAAGACCGGATAATTCCAGCCTTTAATTGTTTTTATTAAATATTTCTTGATTATTTAGCCGTTTTTTATATTTTTCATTTCATCAGAATCCATATTTTTCATCTTTCCTGACTTCATTCCCTTCACATCTTTCATTTTACCCATCATCTTACAGCTTTTATCTCCCATCATTTCAATTCCAAATTTTTCTTTTACATCAATATTGAATTTTATCGAATCTTTTTGCTGCTGAGCCTGCAATTTTGATTTTTTATCTATCAGCTGACCGATCTTTTTTTGATTTGGTTTTTCAGCAATCTGCTCTTTTTGAATTTTAATATTGATTTCCTTGATATCCAACATTACTTTTTTATTTTTAACCATTTGAGTTGTCTTCATTTCATTAAATTCTTTTTGCTGCTCTAAGGTAAGACTGTTCATCTGACTCATCATGTTATTTCCCTGCATTCCTGAAGCCCCTTGATTTATTTTGGGTGCTGAATTATCCTGTGCAAATGCCCCTGCCGATACTACTACTGCTAAAACTGCTATCAATTTTTTCATTATATGTTCCTCCTTTAAATTTTAACGATCTGTTGTTATGGGATAATGATATCGTGTTTGTGTGAAAATTGTGTGAAGAACTCTTAATATTCGATTAAACAATATTTTGACTTACCTAATAATATGAAGCCTATTATAATTTTTGTTTTATTTCCTGATATTCTTCACTTGTAATTTCACCTTTAGCATACCTTTTTTTTAAAATTTCAATAGCTGTCTCACTTTGTTTAGAGTATTTATTTTTTCCTGAAGAGCTGTCCCTAAAAATAGAAACCATCAACACTATTATAAATATCCAAAATATTAACATATGAGCTCCAAAACCATATCCATGCATCATTGTAATCACATCCTTTAATTTTTTATTATATATATTTGCTTTTTTGTACATAGCTTAGATCATTACCGTTAACAAATATAACGCTGCCATTTTTTATGGTATCTATTATTTCTTTATTCAGTCCTAGGGGGAGGGCAGGGCATCCCCAGCTTCTTCCAAGTCTCCCTGTTTTTTTTATAAAGTCAGGATTTGCATAATCCGCTCCATGAATAACAATCGCTCTTTTTCTGGCATTGCTGTTGATCCCAGGCTCCAAACCATCCAATCTCAGAGAATAACCCTTACTTCCAAAATAAGTTTCACTGGTGAGAAAGAATCCCAAAGAACTCTGTCGGGAGCTAACTCTGTTGGAAAACTTCGTAGCATTAAGATTACCAGTGTTCACACCATGGGAAACATAGGTTTCATAAAACACTTTCTCCCTTTTCATATCCAAAACATAGAACCTCTTTTCAGTAGAGGGTTTTGAAAAATCTATTATAGTAAGGAAGTTACCATTGGTCTTTGAATTGATCTTCTCATAACCAGTAAGGGCATTTTCAAATAATTGATAATTTATTTTATTTGAAAGCTTCATTTTTCTATAGAGGTTTTTTGTTGTTCCTTGATAATCATCAACGGCCATTGATGTAGCTGAAACTACAAAAGTTATGATGGTTATTAAAATAATAAAATTTTTTTTCATTAAATTTCTCCTTAAATATTATTACATACGATATATATTGTTATTTTTTAAATATTTATCTTTAATTTATACCCCCTATAGCTATTATATACAACAAATATAAAATAGTCAAAACTAATAAAAATATTGACATTAGGATAAAATAAAGTTATACTTTGTTAAATATATAGGTGGGTACCCTATATAAAATATGAAAGGAGTGGTTATTTGGATTTTATTAGAGAAATTTTACAGATGGATTTTATAAGGAACCTATGGGAATCGGATGTTTTTAGATATTTAATAATCATGTTTGGATTTCATATAGTTTTAGGAATGTTTGGATTAGGGTGTTGTGGCAGTAAAAAACATAAAAAAGGATCTAAAGATAAGGATTGTCACTAAGATTTAGGAGGTTCAAATGAAAAAATTAAAAGAGATATTAAAAAAACTTATCAGTAAAATAGGAGAAGAAAATAACAAGAGTTTCGGTAACAAGAGGATGGATTGTTGTGATCTAAATAAAAAGGGGTGATTTTTATGTTTAATACAGCTTTTATTATAAGTTTGTTTTTAACCTATTATTTATTAAAGAGAGAAAGATTACTGTTAATCTAGAAAAGAGGCAAGAATATGTTATTATTTTTTCCATTGATATTATTAATTGTAACTAATTGCTATAGAAAATCTCACGGCGACTAAGATAATAATTTCTTCGGAACTACAAAATATAGTTAATCTAGCTACAGCTTTTACTGCAGTAAAAAAATAAATAAATCTTAAAAGGACACTCAATCAGTGTCCTTTTAAGATTTATTTTATGTTTTTAAAAGTTCCCCTTATAAAGTTGTCTCCAAAAAAGTATTTTAAAGAAATTTTTTCAAAATCATTAGCTTTAATAATATTAAGGGTGTCTCTGTTTAAATGGCAGCCCATTGCAAAGATCTTCCATACAGGAGTAAGAATATTTTGTAAGAAAAATAAAATTTTGTTTTCATTTTTAATATGTTCCAGGATTAAAAGTTTTCCATTTGGCTTACACACTCTTTTAGCTTCTTTTAATGCCTTATAAGGATTAGGAATAGTACATAGAGCCAGAGTTATTACTACAGTGTCGAATGTATTATCATCAAAGGGCAGATCTTCAGCAGAGGCAGAAACTATCTCTATATTTTTACCGCAGATTTTTTTCTCAGCTTCAACACTCAAAACCTTATCTGGTTCTACAGCTGTTACTCGATGTTTTGAATAAAACTCAAAGTTAACACCGGTCCCTGCTCCAAACTCTATAACTCTTCCTTCAATATTCTTTAAAAGGATACCTCTTTCTTTGTGCAGCATCTTTTTTTCGACTTTACTCATTAATTTATCATATAGATAAGCCTTCATCAGCCAGGACTCCTTTTTAAAAATTTTCTCACATTATTAATTTTAATTTTTTTCTATCGGTTATATTTCTCCAATTTTTATGAGCCTGTTTTTAAATGAAATTATTTTATTTAATTCCTATTTGAGAAGCCTTCCTACTGTTTTTATGAATTCTTGGATGATCTCAGGATCATCTTTTTTTAATTTTTTAGCAACACAACTCTCCATGTGTTTTTCTAAAAGTATTTTTCCTACACCGTTTAAAGCGGATTTGGCTGAACTTATCTGGTTCAAAACATCATCACAATAGGCATCATTTTCTATGAGTTTTTTGATTCCTCTGATTTGACCCTCTATCCTGTTTAATCTTGTAATAAAAACTTTTTTTTCTTTTTCATACGAAACTTGACCCTCTTCATCACAAATTTCACAAGAACTTTTAATTTCCTTTTCCATATTGACCTCCTATTTAAATACTCTCTATACCTATTATATATAATAAAAAATAAAAAGTCAAAACTCTTATAGTTATTGACAAAATTTAAATAAACGGTTATAATTTACAAAAGGTATAGAGGGGCACCCTATATGAAAAAAGAGGTAAATTTTAAAAGAAGTGATATATCACAACTGTGCAGCCAAAATAGAAAAATTAGTAAAGAATCTAGAGGAGGAATCGATGAAAATATTGTTTACACTTGGAGGGTTAAGAATACCATTTTTCGGCACAATGATAGCATTAGCTATGTTAGCTGCCATGTGGATCTTATCCTAATGATGCAAAAAAAAAGAATATCAATCCAGAAAAAGTAACGGATATGGCAGTCTATGCACTTCTAGGAGGAGTAATAGGAGCTCGTATAGGCTATATCCTATTTTACAGCTTAGATTTTTATGTGAAAAATCCCATAGAAATTCTTAAGATCCATGAAGGAGGAATGTCTATTCACGGAGGTATAGTGGGGGGAATTATTGCTTCTTTAATATTTATGAAGAGGAATAAGGAAGTAAAGGTATTGGAAATGGCAGATCTAGCTGCTCCGCCTCTAATCCTTGCTCAGGCTATAGGACGTATAGGATGCGATGTATATGGTGTAGTTATGAAAAATCCTAAATTCTGGGGAATCCCTGTAAATGGTTATATATATCATCCAGCCCAGTTATATGAATTTGTTCTGGATTATTTATTATTTTTCTATCTTTGGAGAAAGAGAAAATCGGTAAAACATGAGGGACAGCTATTTGGGATATACTTGATAGGATTTGCCGCAATAAGAAGTATAGTGGAACTGTTTAGAGGAAATCCTAAAATCTTAGGTTTCATCAGCGTGTCACATCTTCTTAGTTTAACCCTAATAATAGTAGGAGTAGTATGGTTAAGAATTACAGCTAAAAAATCTAACTCTAAAATAGAAGCCCGACTAAAGTGTTTTCCGTTATATATAGAAATAACGGTCTTCTTGGTAGTATTGCTGCTTTCCATAGGTATATTTTACGGTGTACAACTTAATTTTTAATGGAGTTTCAGTTAGTGCTGAGATTTTTCTTGAAAAAAGAGGGAGCGGTCATCATATAAGGAATATTTTAAAAATTAAAAATGATTATCAGGGTGAAAAAATCCTTGATGAAAACACCAGGGAAATTAAACTGATATTTAAGAATATAAGTGGGGTGAAAAAAAGAGTTCATTCCTATAATTTTTAATTTTTTCTTATGATAAATAATTTAGGGGGTAAGAATGAAGAAAATTGAGAATGTAAGGTGGGCTATGTTAATGACACTTATGTGTGTTGGAATTCTTGTGGTGGTTTATGATAAATTTACTTCTCTGCCTGAATACGAGGGGAAAGGGAAAGGTTTTGCAGGGGAAATATCGGTTAAGGTTACCATGGATGGAGAGGAAATTAAAAAAATTATAGTGATAAATCATAAAGATGATCCTAGAATAGCTAATACAGCCATAAACGGTGTGATTCCAGAAATAATTATGAAGCAGAGTTTAGAAGTAGATGTTGTAGCAGGAGCTACATATACATCTCAGGGGATCAAGGAAGCTGTAAGAGCTGCTACTGTAAAGGCTGGAGCCCACTTTGAATAATGTCTATCAAGCTGCTTTAAAATTTAATAAAAAGTATAAAAATCCTCATTTAAGAACTACTTGAATGAGTTTTTTTTATGGGGAATAAATAAAAATAACTCCATCTTACATTTAAGCAAAAAATAGTTAGCATTAGAGAAAAAATTAGCTGCAGATAATATCGATTGGAGAGCAGTTGAAAAATTAAATAAAGAAATTTCAGATTTCAGAGCTAAGGAAAGGTTAGAGGAAATGAAATTTATAAAAGAGATAGAGGATAAATATTAATTTAGCCTTCAATGACCAAATAGATAGTGAGTTGGATAAATATAAGGTGTCGTTAGGTTTGGAGGAATTCAAGCAGAAAAAAAAAGGAATAATCTTTAAAATTAATCCATGGAAATACAAGACTAATATTTTTGAAATTAAAATTAATAGAAAAGGGGAGCAAGTTACAGTACATAGTTCCCATAGATATCATAAATCCATCTTAAAAGACATTATCCAAGTTATAGCTAGTATTGACAGAGATCTAATTGAGGGAAGAGAACCTGTTATTTTTAATGAAAAAAAATGAAAAACCATTTTAAATTAATTTAAAAGTGTATTATCAAAATAACCCTTTTGGAATTTTCATTTATAATGCTAATAAAATCAACCTTAGAAGGACACTATTTCTAGTGTTCTTTAATTTAGTATTATTTATTTTTTTATCTTCGATTTCATTAGAATTTTATCCGCGATTTTTGTTCTTTTTAATAGAAACAATAATTAAGTATATAAACAAATTCTTATTTGTTTAGGTTGCTAACAATTAAAGTATTTCTAAAATTTAAATAAATATAAGATTAGAGGATTTTTAATAAGTAATTTGTAATTAATTATTAAAACCTATAAATAAAGTGAGGTGATTAAATGAAAAAGTTATTTTCATGTTTAATAGTATTGATGTTTATAATGGCATGCACCACTCACGTAGCAGTCAAAAGAACTACCGATATTCAGTCATTTAAGGTTGGAGGAGTAGAAATTCTTATTCCTTCACCTACAATAGGAATGAAAGAAGTCGGTTATGAACACCGAGAACGTATGGAAGCATTTATGCCGTTGGTAGCAAATCGTCTTGTAGCTATGTTTATGACCCATGAGGACTTGTTGCGTCTCGAAAAGGGAAATCTTTTTACAGTGTCTGAAGATGCTCAAGTAATGGTGCTACGCCGTGGAGAATTCATAAATGTTAGTGAAAGTGACTTCAAAGCAATTACAGACGTTATAAATGACCCGTTGTTTGAAAATAAATTAGAATCACTTATTGATGAAATTGAGGAAGATTTCAACCGTCAAATGAAATTGCTTGATTTAGATGAATTCACATTGAAAATAGGCCAACCGATTCACCTAGGCCAATTCTTTTCTAAAAAAAACGCATATGGAGATGGGACGCTAATGACTAGCACAGTAAATGGTGATGTGAGTCAAATAATTCAAGGAGCTGCCTTGGTTCGAGTAAATAATAAGATAATATACATTTATTTTTCTGATGAATATAAAAACATAAATACTATCAAAAAGGTTCGTACAATCCTAGAAAAATGGGCTGATGATATTTTGAAAGTAAATGAAGAAAATTAGACTTCACTTCATTTCTTGTAATCGGTAATAAAAGTTAAATTAATAGAACAAAATCAAGGGATAACATCTATTTAAAGTTATCTCTTTTTATTTTAACGGTATGAGGACAAATATTTAATTTATTTTTCCATAATCTCCTCCTCTTATCAAAACAATACTTCATTTGTTTTATTATATACTAGGGGAGATCACTAAATATAAACCAAGATCTATACAAACAAGTCAAATAAATTTATGGTACAATATTAAAGGAATTAATAGTGTATTTATCTATGCAAATTTTAGAGGTTCAAAACGGTCTAGACTACGAGACTTTAACCCTTAAAACAAAAGGTTTCTTTATAATTGTACAGTTCTATGAATAGATAGAAATTAGTCCCACTTGCACAAGCTACAGGGTGAGATATCCACAAAGTAAACTAAATAATAAAAGATCCTAACAAAATTAGGATCTTTTTTAATTATCTTTAAGGACACAGCCACTGACGTGTGCCCCGAGAAATTTATTTATTTTTTTATTCATTAATATACCTCCAGTTAAACTTTGTAATCATTATAATATAATAATTATTCAAAAGAAATGGCTGGAGTTTAAGGCAGATTCTATTCATTGTAAAACTAAGTTGTTTCAGTTTAAGGTTTTTAGGAGAGCCAATTCTATTAGGGAGTTATTTTGGAAGTATAGGTAATAAGTTGTAAGAGGGATAAAAAAATGAAAAGAGTTTATGGGTATGTGAGGATATCAACTAAAGGCAAACCCTTTGGTGTTTTATGTCATTACCGTAATATTACCTCAGGATTTGACTGTTTTTTAATTTTTTACACAAGTCTGGTTATTTATATTCTTGGTCAGAAAAATAACTACTAAATCTTCACCTTCCTCCGTCAGGGTAGGTTCTTCTACATGAAAGATATCACCATTGGAATCTCTTTCATAAAATTTTATAATATCAAAGACCTTAGCAGAATCTACTTGAATATTAACTAACTCACCGAGAAAATCTTTAAATAGCCATCTTCTAAATTCATCAAATTTTTCAAAAGAAAATTTATTTTTAATATTTTCAATGTAAAAAACTCTAAGAGGCCTTTTAGAATCAGCTCTTTCTTTAGAATCTACTACGAATAATCTTTTTTCAAAAAGGTTTAAAAATTTACTAGCAAGGTCTAAAGTTATTCCTTTTTTTTCATTTTCAAAATTACAGATACTGGCTTGTCCTGTACCAATTAAATTAGCGACCTCTTTTTGTGTAAGATTTGATTGCTCTCTAAAATCTTTTAAAAGTTTTCTAAAAAATACATTTAAAT
This sequence is a window from Psychrilyobacter piezotolerans. Protein-coding genes within it:
- a CDS encoding heavy metal translocating P-type ATPase; the protein is MVKDPVCGMEVDPQKAKFIWKKDGETYYFCSKHCYEAFKNEDLDKNQIEITSANETEKCLIHIEGMSCGACAAKIEKNFKSQKGVRNVNVNLTTGKASIEYDPQEIGVSAFEKIVVDSGYTVKKPEKLSTLNLKVLGMDNPHCMGIVGSALDKLPGVVEKTLLPTEKAVIKYDPEVLDSSRIREIIKDVGYENFLDTESKDEEREAREKEIQSLKHKTSIAMILSLPLLYFAMGPHIGLPVSKFIDKNMGMIQLFITIPIMIVGYEFYTKGIRSVIKAKIANMDTLVAIGTGSAFFYSVWVMILGRYHELYFEVAGILIAFILLGRFLEAKAKGKTSEAIKKLMGLSAKTALVIREGAEIEIPIEEVIVGDLVLVKPGQKIPVDGEIIEGHSSIDESMITGESIPIEKVKGARVIGATINKTGSFKFKATKVGADTALAQIIKLVEEAQGSKAPIQKLADIISSYFVPVVVGIAIVSSTAWYFFGGITFALTIFVAVLIIACPCALGLATPTAIMVGTGKGAENGILFKNAESLQMAQKINTVVFDKTGTLTKGDPQVTDIIVLSERPQDELLLFAAIAEKNSEHPLGEAIVNHAKERKLKIVDPDKFNSITGKGIQVKYMDSLIHLGNKKLLEDNGIDYEPALENLQQLENEGKTAMLIAVDKKISGIIAVADTLKEYSAKAIQALNQIGVETIMITGDNRRTAEAIAKQVGIKRVMAEVLPQDKSDNIKKLQQDGKKVAMVGDGINDAPALTQADIGIAIGSGTDVAIESGDIILIKEDLRDVVVAMELSRYTMKKIKQNLFWAFFYNSLGLPLAAGALYPFTGFLLSPIFAGGAMAFSSVSVVSNSLLMKRWKSKVKEED
- a CDS encoding heavy-metal-associated domain-containing protein; amino-acid sequence: MRKILIEGMVCSKCTDKIEKKLKSIDGVEDVKVFLEGEEAYVSGDVDEQLLKSAIESEGYKVTSIEQVEGIKHPEERKGFFSRLIKKIEDSNKNTFGEGKLHCCDFDKKEKDKEKK
- a CDS encoding SHOCT domain-containing protein — encoded protein: MYQEYFQGNFIWWIMPLMHLAGVIIFIIIIGLIVRGIFGGRRDCLKDSDTYLDILKKRYAKGEISKEDFERMKKELRED
- a CDS encoding SHOCT domain-containing protein, with the protein product MYKKANIYNKKLKDVITMMHGYGFGAHMLIFWIFIIVLMVSIFRDSSSGKNKYSKQSETAIEILKKRYAKGEITSEEYQEIKQKL
- a CDS encoding murein L,D-transpeptidase catalytic domain family protein, with the translated sequence MKKNFIILITIITFVVSATSMAVDDYQGTTKNLYRKMKLSNKINYQLFENALTGYEKINSKTNGNFLTIIDFSKPSTEKRFYVLDMKREKVFYETYVSHGVNTGNLNATKFSNRVSSRQSSLGFFLTSETYFGSKGYSLRLDGLEPGINSNARKRAIVIHGADYANPDFIKKTGRLGRSWGCPALPLGLNKEIIDTIKNGSVIFVNGNDLSYVQKSKYI
- a CDS encoding LDCC motif putative metal-binding protein; this encodes MKKLKEILKKLISKIGEENNKSFGNKRMDCCDLNKKG
- a CDS encoding class I SAM-dependent methyltransferase, yielding MKAYLYDKLMSKVEKKMLHKERGILLKNIEGRVIEFGAGTGVNFEFYSKHRVTAVEPDKVLSVEAEKKICGKNIEIVSASAEDLPFDDNTFDTVVITLALCTIPNPYKALKEAKRVCKPNGKLLILEHIKNENKILFFLQNILTPVWKIFAMGCHLNRDTLNIIKANDFEKISLKYFFGDNFIRGTFKNIK
- a CDS encoding metal-sensitive transcriptional regulator, with the translated sequence MEKEIKSSCEICDEEGQVSYEKEKKVFITRLNRIEGQIRGIKKLIENDAYCDDVLNQISSAKSALNGVGKILLEKHMESCVAKKLKKDDPEIIQEFIKTVGRLLK
- the lgt gene encoding prolipoprotein diacylglyceryl transferase; its protein translation is MPCGSYPNDAKKKNINPEKVTDMAVYALLGGVIGARIGYILFYSLDFYVKNPIEILKIHEGGMSIHGGIVGGIIASLIFMKRNKEVKVLEMADLAAPPLILAQAIGRIGCDVYGVVMKNPKFWGIPVNGYIYHPAQLYEFVLDYLLFFYLWRKRKSVKHEGQLFGIYLIGFAAIRSIVELFRGNPKILGFISVSHLLSLTLIIVGVVWLRITAKKSNSKIEARLKCFPLYIEITVFLVVLLLSIGIFYGVQLNF
- a CDS encoding FMN-binding protein, with the translated sequence MKKIENVRWAMLMTLMCVGILVVVYDKFTSLPEYEGKGKGFAGEISVKVTMDGEEIKKIIVINHKDDPRIANTAINGVIPEIIMKQSLEVDVVAGATYTSQGIKEAVRAATVKAGAHFE
- a CDS encoding helix-turn-helix transcriptional regulator, translating into MNRKGQNLNVFFRKLLKDFREQSNLTQKEVANLIGTGQASICNFENEKKGITLDLASKFLNLFEKRLFVVDSKERADSKRPLRVFYIENIKNKFSFEKFDEFRRWLFKDFLGELVNIQVDSAKVFDIIKFYERDSNGDIFHVEEPTLTEEGEDLVVIFLTKNINNQTCVKN